The Porites lutea chromosome 4, jaPorLute2.1, whole genome shotgun sequence genome contains a region encoding:
- the LOC140933852 gene encoding TAF5-like RNA polymerase II p300/CBP-associated factor-associated factor 65 kDa subunit 5L → MSANEKNQMQEQVSGVINSFLKKRKYTEGVSSLKDFTAEQKVEDMAFKTTVSNETGITDVFSFAINSCEPAILDEQYSSLKSFIIGTNQAYRQELSKFLFPMFANIYLDIVAKGQAIPAQTFFSKHSGEFSIEHKEEIQHLQVITDLERVKSSDVASNFRRSKFVVKLSNKVFTYFLQYLRSGDHVLLLHLLNKHFSLEITHSKPGQKQNGDEIENNAGENNVSSHRATRTVKQTKSMTDKENENLVTLRESIGRIRSGPACLPSICFYTFVNASQGLSSAAVSKDAGLICGGFEDSSIMLWSLTPKKLVHPKRKPDISKIQLSSDLVSVSSKLETVSSECVSLQGHCGSVYSTQFSPDSSILLSASEDTSVRLWSLHSYNNVVAYKGHNFPVWSLDISPQCLYFATASQDRTARLWNFEYTFPLRIFAGHLQDVDCVKFHHNCTYLATASADRTCRLWDLQSGNCVRLFTGHKGSIHDLAISPDGQYLVSAGEDRRILLWDLSAGSMVKELRGHSDSVYSLAFSADGTLLASGGLDSSVRIWDFGLAVKTSNNSSGANANASPELMASFSTKNCSVHCVQFNSCNLVFAAGSQMT, encoded by the exons ATGAGCGCAAATGAAAAGAATCAGATGCAAGAACAGGTTTCAGGTGTAATTAACagctttttgaaaaagagaaagtacaCAGAGGGTGTAAGTTCATTGAAGGATTTCACAGCAGAACAGAAGGTGGAAGACATGGCATTCAAGACGACAGTTTCTAACGAAACTGGAATCACCGATGTCTTTTCTTTTGCCATTAACAGCTGCGAACCAGCCATCCTAGACGAGCAGTACTCCAGCTTAAAGTCATTTATTATAGGAACAAACCAGGCGTATAGACAAGAGCTCTCTAAGTTTTTATTTCCAATGTTTGCAAACATTTATCTGGATATAGTTGCAAAAGGTCAAGCAATTCCCgcgcaaacatttttttcaaagcacaGTGGTGAATTTTCAATCGAGCACAAAGAGGAAATACAGCATTTGCAAGTAATCACTGATTTGGAACGTGTGAAATCCAGTGATGTTGCTAGCAATTTTAGACGCAGTAAATTTGTTGTTAAACTGAGCAATAAGGTCTTCACCTACTTTCTCCAGTATCTCAGGAGTGGAGATCACGTGCTGCTGCTTCATTTACTGAATAAACATTTTAGCCTTGAAATCACTCATAGCAAACCAGGACAAAAGCAAAATGGtgatgaaatagaaaataatGCTGGTGAGAACAATGTATCAAGTCACCGTGCTACAAGAACAGTAAAGCAAACAAAGTCCATGACAGATAAAGAGAATGAAAACTTGGTGACTTTGAGAGAAAGCATTGGACGTATTAGGAGTGGACCTGCATGTTTACCGTCGATTTGTTTTTACACATTTGTAAATGCATCTCAAGG ACTGAGTTCTGCTGCAGTATCTAAGGATGCTGGACTCATTTGCGGTGGTTTTGAAGATTCCTCTATCATGCTCTGGAGCCTTACTCCTAAGAAGCTTGTCCATCCCAAGAGAAAACCTGACATCTCTAAAATACAGCTATCCTCAG acCTGGTTTCAGTATCATCTAAACTGGAAACAGTCTCTAGTGAGTGTGTTTCTCTTCAAGGTCACTGTGGCTCAGTTTACAGCACACAATTTTCACCGGACAGCTCAATTTTACTCTCAGCATCAGAGGATACTTCAG TTCGTTTGTGGAGCCTTCATTCATACAACAACGTAGTAGCATACAAAGGACATAATTTTCCCGTCTGGAGCCTGGACATCAGCCCACAGTGCCTGTACTTTGCCACTGCATCCCAGGACCGCACGGCCAGGCTTTGGAACTTTGAATATACTTTTCCCTTAAGAATATTTGCAGGACACCTACAAGACGTCGAT tgcgtGAAATTTCATCATAATTGCACGTACCTCGCCACAGCCTCAGCCGACCGAACATGTCGACTGTGGGACCTACAATCTGGAAACTGCGTCAGGCTTTTCACTGGACATAAG GGTTCGATACACGATCTGGCAATTTCCCCCGACGGACAGTACCTGGTGTCAGCGGGAGAGGACCGGCGCATTCTTCTGTGGGACCTGTCCGCTGGAAGTATGGTTAAAGAGTTGCGCGGGCACTCGGATTCTGTATATAGTCTCGCTTTTAGCGCAGATGGGACGCTGTTAGCCTCTGGAGGTCTGGACAGTAGTGTAAGGATATGGGATTTTGGACTAGCTGTCAAGACTTCTAATAACAGCAGTGGCGCAAATGCCAATGCTTCTCCTGAACTGATGGCTTCTTTCTCCACTAAAAACTGTTCCGTTCACTGCGTGCAGTTCAACAGTTGCAATTTGGTATTTGCAGCGGGCTCGCAAATGACATGA